In a single window of the Drosophila subpulchrella strain 33 F10 #4 breed RU33 chromosome X, RU_Dsub_v1.1 Primary Assembly, whole genome shotgun sequence genome:
- the LOC119556320 gene encoding protein CWC15 homolog: MTTAARPTFDPARGGSGRGEKDLSALSKQYSSRDLPGHTKLKYRETGQGTSEEIRNRDFRKELEEREREARAGPGATSSSGKALPSIVRKAIEANNAGGGGGVVAAKRAKPDVLQQQQQLQQQQAANLDADEPLDNDSSDSDSDSDDDDAALLAELQKIKQERLQETARRESEKKQEDERIRMENILSGNPLINYEPGTAASAAGRASGLGGDLKIKRRWDDDVVFKNCARSAPEKKTHFVNDALRSDFHKKFMDKYIK; the protein is encoded by the exons ATGACCACAGCAGCGCGACCGACCTTTGACCCCGCCCGCGGAGGCTCCGGTCGCGGCGAAAAGGACCTGAGTGCCCTGAGCAAGCAGTATTCCAGTCGCGACTTGCCAGGCCACACCAAGCTGAAATACAG GGAGACGGGCCAGGGCACCAGCGAGGAGATCCGCAACCGTGATTTCCGCAAGGAGCTGGAGGAGCGCGAGCGCGAGGCCCGCGCCGGACCAGGAGCCACTTCCTCTTCGGGGAAGGCTCTGCCCTCCATTGTGCGCAAGGCCATCGAGGCGAACAATGCGGGTGGTGGAGGAGGCGTCGTCGCTGCCAAGCGGGCCAAACCCGATGtcctgcagcagcagcagcagttgcaGCAACAGCAGGCCGCCAATCTGGATGCCGATGAGCCGCTGGACAACGACAGCTCCGATTCGGACAGCGATTCGGATGACGACGATGCCGCCCTGCTGGCCGAGCTGCAGAAGATCAAGCAGGAGCGCCTCCAGGAGACGGCACGCCGCGAGTCGGAGAAGAAGCAAGAGGACGAGCGCATTCGCATGGAGAACATCTTGTCGGGCAATCCGCTGATCAACTACGAACCCGGCACCGCCGCCTCGGCCGCCGGAAGGGCTTCCGGCCTGGGCGGCGACCTCAAGATCAAGCGCCGCTGGGACGACGATGTCGTGTTCAAGAACTGCGCCCGCTCTGCTCCCGAAAAGAAGACCCACTTCGTCAACGACGCCCTGCGCTCCGATTTCCACAAGAAGTTCATGGACAAGTACATCAAGTAG